In Deltaproteobacteria bacterium, the following are encoded in one genomic region:
- a CDS encoding sulfatase, with product MPALCARTVDARPALAIALLAFGIRLAWGLAAGVTPGAAFDDAFWYHATATTLANGGGYTSPLTGQPTAAWPPGYPLVLALGYRLAGPAPATAIVLNAFFGGLTCLFVAGLGGRLGGSRVGLVAAALLAAYPGHVFFAALVLSETLFTCLVCGLLLAAVAWLAGAGGTRPLRWVAWGLGVGATTLVRAESVVLVLVPAASLAAAGERRAAARVFAAALAGTLLALAPWTARNARVFGAFVPTSTGFGRTLWIGHNPDATGGMTQTIQDAMARAIETAGVSPATPAGELAVDRLLRTQAIAFALAHPGRELALTPRRAAHLFRGDHVWQAWYGPGTPRIAPSAEARRLLGVGSNVAYAALGVLAVAGWFLRARETRSAWRPVTAFVVVWIALFTAIYGDPRFHHVLIPIACLLAANGLLAAVRPVRARSERRDALPSATGRGPATTLFACSGAAAVIVALANVASLALARDVARIRDLRPLAALRVALDAIDVPFLARLPTLVHAPFDLHGAPALATFTALALLTYLACGWAVATLVAPAVVPLARRAAGAPRRTPRGLPTAVLAAPLVPIAAHRLGLWTDADGRLVAAASLALTVAAWLAIRPFASDAGARRLVAACRGVTLAGVAWALVGTPFAVRAARPHDARPAAPSGAPNVVLVSIDTLRPDHLGCYGYARDTSPTIDALAAAGARFTTVVSPTSWTLPAHVSLLTALPPEIHGVSEDRFRLGPSVVTLAQVLQRQGYATAGFVSGPYLDAGYGFARGFDHYDDYSAVRVAAAKTHSGHTSPALYAAVTGWLADRKAAAPARPFFVFLHMWDAHYDFNPPPPYDTLFDPGYRGRVTGDDFETGTQVHSGMDPRDLAHVVALYDGEIRFTDEWLGRILAEVERAAPRGDTLVIVTSDHGEEFFEHGRKGHHKALFDESIRVPLVVRYPPRVAAGTTVDAQVRLVDVAPTLLALAGLPTPPGFGAGALAADYAGRDVSPLLARGAPAVLPAVPAFAGLQPFDFAAVRTETHKLMTGFFDAPAERVFDLRVDAGERHDVASRERATADALRSMLATWRRGAADAARAAEASAMSAEHEAALRALGYVE from the coding sequence ATGCCCGCGCTGTGCGCCCGGACCGTCGACGCGCGTCCGGCGCTTGCGATCGCGCTGCTCGCGTTCGGCATCCGCCTGGCGTGGGGGCTCGCGGCCGGCGTAACGCCCGGCGCCGCGTTCGACGACGCGTTCTGGTACCACGCAACGGCGACGACGCTCGCGAACGGCGGCGGCTACACGAGTCCGCTCACCGGCCAGCCGACCGCGGCCTGGCCGCCCGGCTATCCGCTGGTGCTGGCGCTCGGCTATCGCCTCGCCGGGCCGGCGCCCGCGACGGCGATCGTGCTGAACGCCTTCTTCGGCGGCCTCACCTGCCTCTTCGTCGCGGGTCTCGGCGGCCGACTCGGCGGATCCCGCGTGGGGCTCGTCGCGGCGGCCCTCCTCGCCGCCTATCCCGGCCACGTCTTCTTCGCGGCGCTCGTCCTGTCGGAGACGCTCTTCACGTGCCTCGTCTGCGGCCTCCTCCTCGCGGCGGTCGCGTGGCTCGCCGGCGCGGGCGGAACGCGGCCGCTCCGCTGGGTGGCGTGGGGCCTCGGCGTCGGCGCGACCACGCTCGTGCGCGCCGAGAGCGTCGTGCTCGTGCTGGTGCCGGCGGCGAGCCTCGCCGCCGCCGGGGAGCGCCGCGCCGCCGCGCGCGTCTTCGCCGCGGCGCTCGCCGGCACGCTCCTCGCGCTCGCGCCGTGGACGGCGCGGAACGCCCGCGTGTTCGGGGCGTTCGTCCCGACCAGCACGGGCTTCGGACGCACGCTCTGGATCGGCCACAACCCCGACGCGACCGGCGGCATGACGCAAACGATCCAGGACGCGATGGCGCGCGCGATCGAGACCGCCGGCGTCTCGCCCGCGACGCCGGCCGGGGAGCTCGCGGTCGACCGTCTGCTGCGCACGCAGGCGATCGCCTTCGCGCTCGCGCATCCGGGTCGCGAGCTCGCGCTCACGCCGCGGCGCGCGGCGCACCTCTTCCGCGGCGATCACGTCTGGCAGGCGTGGTACGGCCCCGGCACGCCCCGCATCGCCCCCTCGGCCGAGGCGCGGCGGCTCCTCGGCGTCGGCAGCAATGTCGCCTACGCGGCGCTCGGCGTGCTCGCGGTCGCGGGGTGGTTCCTGCGGGCGCGCGAGACGCGCTCCGCCTGGCGTCCGGTGACGGCGTTCGTCGTCGTCTGGATCGCGCTCTTCACCGCGATCTACGGCGACCCCCGCTTCCACCACGTCCTGATCCCGATCGCGTGCCTGCTCGCTGCCAACGGGCTGCTCGCGGCCGTGCGGCCCGTGCGCGCGCGCTCCGAGCGCCGCGACGCGCTCCCGTCCGCGACCGGGCGCGGCCCGGCGACGACGCTCTTCGCGTGCAGCGGCGCCGCCGCGGTGATCGTCGCGCTCGCGAACGTGGCCTCGCTGGCGCTCGCCCGCGACGTCGCGCGGATTCGCGATCTCCGGCCGCTCGCCGCGCTGCGGGTCGCGCTCGACGCGATCGACGTCCCGTTCCTCGCGAGACTGCCGACGCTGGTGCACGCGCCCTTCGACCTCCACGGCGCGCCCGCGCTCGCGACCTTCACCGCGCTCGCGCTCCTGACCTACCTCGCGTGCGGATGGGCCGTCGCGACGCTCGTGGCCCCGGCCGTCGTGCCGCTCGCGCGCCGCGCCGCCGGAGCACCGCGGCGAACGCCGCGCGGGCTCCCCACCGCCGTCCTGGCGGCGCCGCTCGTGCCGATCGCGGCGCACCGTCTGGGGCTCTGGACCGACGCCGACGGCCGCCTCGTCGCCGCCGCGAGCCTCGCGCTCACCGTCGCGGCATGGCTGGCCATACGCCCGTTCGCCTCCGACGCGGGCGCGCGCCGGCTCGTCGCCGCGTGCCGCGGCGTCACGCTCGCGGGTGTCGCCTGGGCGCTCGTGGGCACGCCGTTCGCCGTCCGTGCCGCCCGGCCCCACGACGCCCGCCCCGCGGCGCCGTCCGGCGCGCCGAACGTGGTGCTCGTCTCGATCGACACGTTACGGCCCGATCACCTCGGCTGCTACGGCTACGCGCGCGACACGAGCCCGACCATCGACGCGCTCGCCGCCGCCGGCGCCCGCTTCACGACCGTCGTCTCGCCGACCTCGTGGACGCTCCCCGCGCACGTGTCGCTCCTCACGGCGCTCCCGCCCGAGATCCACGGCGTCAGCGAGGACCGCTTCCGGCTCGGCCCGAGCGTCGTCACGCTCGCGCAGGTCTTGCAGCGCCAGGGCTACGCGACCGCCGGGTTCGTCTCCGGACCGTACCTCGACGCGGGCTACGGCTTCGCGCGCGGCTTCGACCACTATGACGACTACAGCGCGGTGCGCGTGGCGGCGGCGAAGACCCACAGCGGCCATACCTCCCCCGCCCTGTACGCGGCGGTGACGGGCTGGCTCGCCGACCGGAAGGCGGCCGCTCCGGCGCGCCCCTTCTTCGTCTTCCTGCACATGTGGGACGCGCACTACGACTTCAACCCGCCACCGCCCTACGACACGCTCTTCGACCCCGGCTATCGCGGCCGCGTGACCGGCGACGACTTCGAGACCGGCACCCAGGTGCACTCCGGCATGGATCCGCGCGACCTGGCGCACGTCGTCGCGCTCTACGACGGCGAGATCCGCTTCACCGACGAGTGGCTCGGGCGCATCCTCGCCGAGGTCGAGCGCGCCGCGCCCCGCGGCGACACGCTCGTGATCGTCACCTCGGATCACGGCGAGGAGTTCTTCGAGCACGGCCGCAAGGGCCATCACAAGGCGCTCTTCGACGAGAGCATACGGGTGCCGCTCGTCGTGCGGTATCCGCCGCGCGTCGCGGCCGGCACGACGGTGGACGCGCAGGTGCGGCTCGTCGACGTCGCGCCGACGCTCCTGGCGCTCGCCGGTCTTCCAACGCCGCCCGGCTTCGGCGCCGGCGCGCTCGCGGCCGACTATGCCGGCCGCGACGTCTCGCCGCTGCTCGCGCGCGGCGCACCGGCCGTCCTGCCCGCCGTCCCGGCGTTCGCGGGCTTGCAGCCGTTCGACTTCGCCGCCGTGCGCACCGAAACGCACAAGCTCATGACCGGCTTCTTCGACGCCCCGGCCGAGCGCGTGTTCGACCTGCGCGTCGACGCAGGCGAGCGCCACGACGTCGCGTCGCGCGAGCGGGCAACCGCCGACGCGCTCAGGAGCATGCTCGCGACCTGGCGGCGCGGCGCCGCCGACGCGGCGCGCGCTGCCGAGGCGTCGGCGATGAGCGCGGAGCACGAGGCCGCGCTCCGCGCGCTCGGCTACGTCGAGTAG